The following coding sequences lie in one Fimbriiglobus ruber genomic window:
- a CDS encoding phage portal protein yields the protein MSLLKLLTARPNRNSNFRAATPENPAFDLNSPDAWDALGAERPSTGIPVSAESALRVAAWWRGITLLARDTAKTPFHTYKRTDGGKGKKLDPNHPAYHLLLRKANETQTALQFRQALTGHAINRGNGYAHIWRTGGGDPLEMLLLDPDRTEPFKASNGSLWYKTEINGDKRRLPAEDVFHLRGFGFDGHQGYPCYKMAKEWVGLGHAEVMFRGVRYRNQARPSVVLSTDKTVQPANRQALRQEWEKMHTGIENSHRTAILDNGLKATILTFTAEEMQEIEGAGLTTRQIANFLGIPSSKLGDVQGVKYASKEQDDQNYLDDGLDFWFASYEAEAWDKLLSPTQQTRDSHFFEFDRKTLIRADMDARARFFRTALGGQPWMTQNEVRGEMSMDPSDDPDANKLRAPLNMGKGGFDNDSKDPNPPDNPKRGKGANAEVRGAAMESLADATRRMVKRVGIWANKNADKPAKFVGWLDGIEAEHADKVREALSPPCRMLAACGVVVPDLTAALLGTMREEYLTLSGQVVAKDLPARVVALSADLETRLPTTLFTLTDEDDYES from the coding sequence ATGAGCCTGCTCAAGTTGCTGACGGCGCGACCCAACCGGAACAGTAACTTCCGGGCCGCGACTCCCGAGAATCCTGCCTTCGACCTGAACAGCCCCGATGCGTGGGATGCGTTGGGCGCGGAGAGACCGTCGACCGGCATCCCCGTGTCGGCCGAATCCGCGCTGCGCGTCGCGGCGTGGTGGCGTGGGATCACGCTCCTCGCTCGCGACACGGCAAAGACACCGTTCCACACCTACAAGCGGACCGACGGCGGGAAGGGTAAGAAGCTCGACCCGAATCACCCCGCCTACCACCTGCTTTTGCGTAAGGCCAACGAGACGCAAACCGCTCTCCAGTTCCGACAAGCCTTGACCGGGCACGCGATCAACCGGGGCAACGGTTACGCCCACATCTGGCGGACCGGCGGCGGCGATCCCCTCGAAATGCTGCTCCTCGACCCGGACCGCACGGAGCCGTTCAAGGCCTCGAACGGGTCGCTCTGGTACAAGACCGAGATCAACGGCGACAAGCGACGGCTCCCGGCCGAGGACGTGTTCCACCTCCGCGGGTTCGGGTTCGACGGTCACCAGGGCTACCCGTGCTACAAGATGGCGAAGGAGTGGGTTGGGCTCGGGCACGCCGAAGTGATGTTCCGCGGCGTCCGGTACCGGAACCAGGCCCGGCCGTCCGTCGTACTCTCGACCGACAAGACGGTTCAGCCCGCCAACCGGCAGGCGCTTCGCCAGGAATGGGAGAAGATGCACACCGGAATCGAGAACTCGCACCGGACGGCGATCCTCGACAACGGACTCAAGGCTACCATCCTCACGTTTACTGCTGAAGAAATGCAAGAGATCGAAGGAGCCGGCCTGACGACCCGTCAGATTGCAAACTTCTTGGGCATCCCATCGAGCAAGCTGGGCGATGTCCAGGGGGTCAAATACGCGTCCAAAGAGCAGGACGATCAGAACTACCTCGACGACGGGCTCGACTTCTGGTTCGCGTCCTACGAGGCCGAGGCGTGGGATAAGCTTCTCTCCCCGACCCAGCAGACCCGCGACAGCCACTTCTTCGAGTTCGATCGCAAGACGCTCATCCGGGCCGACATGGACGCCCGCGCGCGGTTCTTCCGGACGGCCCTCGGTGGCCAACCGTGGATGACTCAGAACGAAGTGCGGGGCGAGATGAGCATGGACCCGAGCGACGACCCGGACGCGAACAAACTCCGCGCGCCATTGAACATGGGTAAAGGCGGGTTCGACAACGATTCGAAAGACCCGAACCCCCCGGACAACCCGAAGCGCGGCAAGGGTGCGAACGCCGAGGTCCGCGGCGCGGCTATGGAATCGCTGGCCGACGCGACCCGCCGCATGGTCAAGCGGGTCGGGATTTGGGCCAACAAGAACGCCGATAAGCCGGCGAAGTTCGTCGGCTGGCTGGACGGGATCGAGGCCGAACACGCGGACAAAGTGCGGGAAGCTCTCTCCCCGCCGTGCCGAATGCTGGCCGCGTGCGGCGTGGTCGTCCCGGACCTGACGGCGGCGTTGCTCGGCACGATGCGAGAGGAATACCTGACGCTCTCCGGGCAAGTGGTGGCGAAAGACCTCCCGGCCCGGGTGGTCGCGCTGTCCGCGGACCTGGAAACCCGTCTCCCGACAACGCTTTTCACCCTGACGGACGAGGATGACTATGAGTCGTGA
- a CDS encoding S49 family peptidase, with translation MSRDFRHVLASFYGTPWAIHPPKLKEIERALWVRIGTGHDVTPQAWDDAKPRADVGMIDGEDGGFIRYDDDIALVPIQGTITQRPSVFSAFSGGTSAEEICRAMDQAAADRTIRCIVLDVDSPGGTVLGLPEAASRVAAAAKQKPIFAIANAFAASAAYWLASQATELYCTPSGMVGSIGVISAHVDESRAEEMAGIKTTLITSGKFKGETDASQALTEDARANQQAISDQYYTMFQNAVATGRRVTASKVEADFGQGRMKTAADALASGMIDGILTRDELLAKVRRQVPAGASPAALDRGRRERAAIMAQKFLPTH, from the coding sequence ATGAGTCGTGATTTCCGCCACGTGCTGGCGTCGTTCTACGGTACACCGTGGGCGATCCACCCTCCGAAGTTGAAAGAGATCGAGCGAGCGCTGTGGGTGCGCATCGGTACCGGGCACGATGTCACTCCCCAGGCGTGGGACGACGCTAAGCCCCGGGCCGATGTCGGCATGATCGACGGCGAGGACGGCGGGTTCATCCGGTACGACGACGACATTGCACTCGTCCCGATCCAAGGAACGATCACGCAGCGCCCGTCCGTCTTCAGTGCGTTCTCGGGGGGGACCAGCGCCGAGGAGATTTGCCGGGCGATGGACCAGGCGGCGGCGGACCGAACCATCCGGTGTATCGTCCTGGATGTCGATTCCCCGGGCGGCACCGTACTCGGACTTCCGGAGGCGGCCTCGCGCGTGGCGGCTGCGGCGAAGCAAAAGCCTATCTTCGCGATCGCCAACGCGTTCGCGGCGTCGGCGGCGTATTGGCTCGCGTCCCAGGCGACCGAACTTTACTGCACGCCCTCCGGCATGGTCGGGTCGATCGGCGTTATCTCCGCGCACGTGGATGAGTCCCGGGCTGAAGAGATGGCCGGGATCAAGACGACCCTCATCACGTCCGGCAAGTTCAAGGGCGAGACGGACGCGTCCCAAGCATTGACGGAAGATGCGAGGGCCAACCAGCAGGCCATTAGCGACCAGTATTACACGATGTTTCAGAACGCGGTGGCGACCGGGCGGCGGGTGACCGCTTCCAAGGTCGAAGCCGACTTCGGGCAGGGGCGCATGAAGACGGCGGCCGACGCCCTGGCGTCCGGGATGATCGACGGCATCCTAACGCGGGACGAACTGCTCGCCAAGGTCCGCCGCCAGGTGCCCGCGGGTGCGTCCCCGGCGGCTCTCGACCGTGGCCGTCGGGAGCGGGCGGCAATAATGGCACAAAAATTCTTGCCGACCCATTGA
- a CDS encoding sigma-70 family RNA polymerase sigma factor: MPGCETEQPKRIKRHPQARRNEQPTETQRLVLDFAHRYPDPAAFLASFPGVARIVFGSPVWRKREEEVRAAVMFGVATAAPGFNPDKGASFDTYAACFIKGSVLDLVRFHDRDGRQFAEGDEGDGSATVEARPERNPIEWDDEVWQRVLAPLTRTQRRVLVAHLFDEAGVKTTAARLGVDFMEIRRVLRKALAKIKAEFPELAEELT, from the coding sequence ATGCCCGGGTGCGAAACTGAACAACCGAAGCGCATCAAGCGACACCCCCAGGCACGTCGCAATGAGCAACCCACCGAGACCCAACGGCTCGTGTTGGATTTCGCGCACCGCTACCCGGACCCCGCCGCTTTTCTCGCGAGTTTCCCCGGGGTGGCCCGCATCGTCTTTGGCTCCCCGGTGTGGCGAAAGCGGGAGGAGGAGGTGAGGGCGGCCGTGATGTTCGGCGTCGCGACAGCGGCCCCGGGGTTCAACCCGGACAAAGGCGCCTCCTTCGACACCTACGCGGCTTGCTTCATCAAGGGAAGCGTGTTGGATTTGGTCCGCTTTCACGACCGCGACGGGCGGCAGTTCGCAGAGGGCGACGAAGGCGACGGGTCGGCTACCGTCGAAGCCCGTCCCGAGAGAAACCCGATCGAGTGGGACGATGAAGTCTGGCAACGGGTTTTGGCTCCCCTGACGCGCACCCAGCGGCGGGTACTGGTCGCCCACCTGTTTGACGAGGCGGGAGTCAAGACGACCGCGGCACGGCTCGGGGTAGATTTCATGGAGATCAGACGGGTACTTCGGAAGGCACTGGCAAAGATCAAGGCGGAGTTCCCGGAATTGGCCGAGGAACTGACCTGA
- a CDS encoding phage/plasmid primase, P4 family, which translates to MSDGQNADLPPQDPSPAAPHEQLPAPAEQPAAPVADEGDGLVDCQAQLNALLEKYFKPKPAPVAKPSTAVAPDTRPTPRSAGIGGVVDDDEILRRMLANQNNGADITRLFVHGDTSLNGGDDSAADQALCNHLAFWFGKDPARMDAMFRRSGLMREKWERDDYRAATIGKAIEGTPNVYDPNFGRRVGIRFGTNPGPGPGVTSGFSPPRSWDDPTRLAEDYLSGRCVRVVIDKCYLYRVDSDKPERNDCWEPVSDAWMQSDMWQLCVAAALQEWERKEAKRVADNEKAAQDAEENGEEAKQKKPEVVPPVFPAMVNSALLDTKSQSRLFDDTKLGTWIDGDPNAPHPVRVGNGLLDLKTRELKKHSPAWFSTTKIPAIYDPKEPYPVKVLDLLKYVFDGDDTRISVFQECLGACLSSKLIWKHFTAFEGDGDSGKSTLLNLILLFLGERNCSTISLKKLTTEKFAAFDMYGKAANLSADEAYFESADEGRLRELTGGDWVYWEEKFKSGFKGRNITKIFFSCNRMPKFSDKSNAIWNRLILFPCENVIPADKKDPIYMTPEFWEGSQSGLLNFALDGLDRYLSNRRITFSPKIVLAGERHRSASDSARMYLQDNFVEKDHARVATHLIYADYLDWLAVNGYKGQLESNMFGKEIPQLFKSAKSQTRDGVRCWIGITQTTSKEDLDFRRNIHPTNKERARQRENDSRGHTSYGQAYARLVEGNN; encoded by the coding sequence GTGAGCGACGGACAAAACGCGGACCTACCGCCCCAAGATCCGAGTCCGGCCGCGCCTCACGAGCAACTGCCTGCGCCCGCCGAGCAACCTGCCGCCCCTGTCGCCGACGAAGGCGACGGCCTGGTCGACTGCCAGGCCCAACTCAACGCCCTTCTTGAGAAATACTTCAAGCCGAAGCCGGCGCCAGTGGCCAAACCCTCGACGGCGGTCGCGCCTGATACCCGACCTACCCCGCGTAGCGCCGGCATCGGCGGCGTCGTTGACGATGATGAAATTCTGCGGCGAATGCTGGCCAACCAAAATAATGGGGCTGACATCACCAGACTGTTTGTTCACGGCGACACGTCGCTTAACGGTGGGGACGACAGCGCGGCGGATCAGGCGTTGTGCAATCACCTCGCGTTCTGGTTCGGGAAAGACCCGGCCCGAATGGACGCGATGTTCCGCCGTTCGGGGTTGATGCGCGAGAAGTGGGAGCGGGACGATTACCGGGCGGCGACGATCGGCAAGGCGATCGAGGGCACGCCGAACGTCTACGACCCGAATTTCGGCCGGCGGGTCGGGATTCGCTTCGGTACCAACCCCGGTCCCGGCCCGGGGGTCACCAGCGGCTTCAGTCCGCCGCGGTCGTGGGACGACCCGACCCGACTGGCCGAGGATTATCTTTCCGGCCGGTGCGTCCGCGTGGTGATCGACAAGTGTTACCTCTACCGGGTCGACTCCGACAAGCCGGAACGCAACGACTGTTGGGAGCCGGTCAGCGACGCCTGGATGCAAAGTGACATGTGGCAGCTCTGCGTCGCGGCCGCACTTCAGGAGTGGGAGCGGAAAGAAGCCAAGCGGGTCGCGGATAACGAGAAGGCCGCGCAGGATGCCGAGGAGAACGGAGAAGAAGCAAAACAGAAGAAACCGGAAGTCGTTCCGCCGGTGTTCCCGGCGATGGTCAACAGTGCGCTGCTCGACACGAAATCTCAATCCCGCCTGTTCGACGACACGAAACTCGGCACCTGGATCGACGGCGACCCCAACGCACCGCACCCCGTCCGCGTGGGCAACGGGTTACTCGACCTCAAGACCAGGGAACTCAAGAAACATTCCCCTGCGTGGTTCTCGACGACCAAGATACCGGCGATCTACGACCCGAAGGAACCTTACCCGGTCAAGGTACTCGACCTTCTCAAATACGTGTTCGACGGCGACGACACCCGAATCAGCGTGTTTCAGGAATGTCTCGGCGCGTGCCTCAGCTCGAAATTGATTTGGAAGCACTTCACAGCATTCGAGGGCGACGGCGACTCCGGCAAGTCGACCCTCCTAAATCTGATCCTGCTATTCCTCGGCGAACGGAACTGCTCGACCATCTCGCTCAAAAAACTGACCACTGAGAAGTTCGCGGCGTTCGACATGTACGGTAAGGCTGCCAACCTCTCGGCTGACGAAGCGTACTTCGAGTCGGCCGACGAAGGCCGGCTCCGAGAGTTGACGGGCGGTGATTGGGTCTATTGGGAAGAGAAATTCAAATCAGGTTTCAAGGGAAGGAACATCACCAAGATTTTCTTTTCGTGCAACCGAATGCCCAAGTTCTCGGACAAGTCGAACGCCATCTGGAACCGGCTGATCCTATTCCCATGCGAGAACGTCATTCCGGCCGACAAGAAAGATCCGATCTACATGACGCCCGAGTTCTGGGAGGGGAGCCAATCGGGGCTGCTGAACTTCGCCCTGGATGGTCTGGATCGTTACTTGAGCAATCGTCGAATAACCTTTTCACCGAAGATCGTCTTGGCCGGCGAGCGGCACCGGAGCGCGTCCGATTCGGCTCGGATGTACCTGCAGGATAATTTCGTGGAGAAAGATCACGCTCGGGTGGCGACGCATCTGATCTACGCGGATTACTTGGACTGGCTGGCGGTGAACGGGTACAAGGGGCAACTGGAAAGCAACATGTTTGGGAAGGAGATCCCCCAGCTATTCAAGAGTGCGAAATCGCAAACCCGGGACGGCGTGCGATGCTGGATCGGGATCACGCAGACCACATCGAAGGAAGATTTAGACTTCCGCCGCAATATTCACCCCACCAACAAGGAGCGGGCACGTCAGCGCGAAAACGACTCTCGGGGACACACATCGTATGGGCAGGCCTACGCTCGGCTCGTGGAAGGCAATAACTAA
- a CDS encoding terminase large subunit — MATPPKIPPKSRKAGRRKPRAEAGTRNEATAWVCNAADEKAVAVGMRFDHERAKFVVDWIEEYCRLYEGDKAGEPLVLLPAWREAFMRLHGWVRFNDEKDCWVRRFTHFAFWAAKKNGKSPCAAAHNLYLLAGDGEMGQKVYQGAKNGEQARIAQQHSVEMVLRSPELMAECKINNSTLQITHLSTSSKLVILTGDDSRGQKAKEGLNGSVTFDEMHVVDREMYERVSRAGISRLQPLICSFSTAGDDPASIGYERYRYGQQVNAGDRDDPAFLHIEHSAPEKIPEHEIETRLDELGAMANPTWGEIVMPSEFRADWARSKGSQREVARFLQYRLNLWVGSTKRWLDKAKWDESAESYTLDDLAGRDCFAALDLSRTRDMTAFVLAFPWPEFGPEVVRLWPMFWLPEQTAKERDHKFPLMSWARAGHLILTPGGVVDYAMVKHDIRHVINRYNLNALSLFFDPHYGEEITQQLQEGEQLGTERVESVFANRVLFKQSLMMFTGPAKEFERRVSAGYVRHPGNPVMDWQVGHCEILTDRNQNIRPVKPETSTGKAVDGVVATVMTFMGVMAGAGEGGQPSISWM, encoded by the coding sequence ATGGCTACCCCGCCCAAGATCCCCCCGAAGTCGCGCAAGGCCGGCCGGCGCAAGCCGAGGGCCGAAGCGGGCACGCGCAACGAGGCGACCGCTTGGGTTTGCAACGCGGCCGACGAAAAAGCCGTTGCTGTGGGCATGCGGTTCGATCATGAGCGGGCGAAGTTCGTCGTGGATTGGATCGAGGAATATTGCCGCCTCTACGAGGGCGATAAGGCCGGCGAACCGCTCGTCCTGCTCCCGGCATGGCGCGAAGCTTTTATGCGGCTTCACGGCTGGGTTCGATTCAACGACGAGAAGGATTGCTGGGTCCGGCGGTTCACCCACTTCGCGTTCTGGGCGGCCAAAAAGAACGGGAAGTCACCGTGCGCTGCCGCACACAACTTGTACCTCTTGGCTGGCGACGGCGAGATGGGGCAGAAGGTATACCAGGGCGCCAAAAATGGCGAACAGGCCCGCATCGCTCAGCAGCACTCCGTGGAGATGGTTCTGCGGTCCCCGGAGTTGATGGCTGAGTGCAAGATCAACAATTCGACCCTTCAGATCACCCACCTGTCGACTTCTTCGAAGTTGGTCATCCTGACCGGCGACGACTCCCGCGGGCAGAAGGCGAAGGAAGGACTGAACGGGTCGGTGACGTTCGATGAGATGCACGTCGTCGACCGGGAGATGTACGAGCGGGTGAGCCGGGCCGGGATCTCGCGGTTGCAACCGTTGATTTGCTCATTCTCGACCGCGGGCGATGATCCGGCGTCGATCGGGTACGAGCGGTATCGGTACGGTCAGCAGGTGAACGCGGGGGATCGGGACGACCCCGCGTTCCTGCACATCGAGCATTCCGCCCCGGAGAAGATCCCGGAGCACGAGATCGAGACTCGGCTCGACGAACTCGGGGCGATGGCGAACCCCACGTGGGGCGAGATCGTCATGCCGTCGGAGTTCCGAGCGGACTGGGCGCGCTCGAAGGGGAGTCAACGTGAGGTGGCCCGATTCCTTCAGTACCGGCTCAACCTCTGGGTCGGGTCCACCAAGCGGTGGCTGGACAAGGCGAAGTGGGACGAGTCGGCGGAGTCGTACACGCTCGACGACCTGGCGGGCCGGGACTGCTTCGCGGCCCTCGACCTGTCCAGAACTCGAGATATGACGGCGTTCGTGCTCGCCTTCCCGTGGCCCGAGTTCGGTCCCGAAGTCGTCCGCCTGTGGCCGATGTTCTGGCTCCCCGAGCAGACGGCGAAGGAGCGGGACCACAAGTTCCCCCTGATGTCGTGGGCCAGAGCCGGCCACCTGATCCTCACGCCCGGCGGCGTGGTCGACTATGCGATGGTCAAACACGACATACGACACGTCATCAACAGGTACAACCTGAACGCGTTGTCGCTCTTCTTCGACCCGCATTACGGGGAAGAGATCACCCAGCAACTGCAAGAAGGCGAACAACTCGGAACCGAGCGGGTCGAGAGCGTGTTCGCGAACCGCGTTCTCTTCAAGCAATCCCTGATGATGTTCACCGGACCCGCGAAAGAATTCGAGCGGAGGGTTTCGGCCGGCTACGTCCGCCACCCGGGAAACCCGGTCATGGATTGGCAGGTAGGACACTGTGAGATTTTGACGGACCGGAACCAAAACATCCGGCCCGTCAAACCGGAAACGTCGACCGGGAAAGCGGTGGACGGGGTGGTCGCGACCGTGATGACCTTTATGGGTGTCATGGCCGGCGCCGGCGAAGGCGGACAGCCTTCAATCTCTTGGATGTAG
- a CDS encoding sigma-70 family RNA polymerase sigma factor, producing MFDPQKEPTDPILLAAKYDPLARKIAGRFHHQIPAGADYTDLLQESRLAVYLSAERFKPELGLQFSTLAVACAIRRILDFLRRERRGGFTWTGERKAGHVPPKVLDQRSDADGFPALFDASYDPEDAPIEWNQAEWQAVLGGLKERTRRAVYLKFKEGRTLEEIGAELRISKERVRQLISDGLERLRMQRADLIEELA from the coding sequence GTGTTTGACCCGCAGAAAGAACCGACCGACCCCATTCTTCTCGCGGCCAAATACGACCCGTTGGCCCGGAAGATCGCGGGGCGGTTCCACCACCAGATACCGGCCGGCGCCGATTACACCGATCTCTTGCAGGAGAGTCGTCTGGCCGTCTACCTATCGGCCGAGCGATTTAAGCCGGAACTCGGGCTGCAGTTTTCCACGTTGGCGGTCGCATGTGCGATCCGCCGAATACTCGACTTCTTGCGACGCGAGCGGCGGGGTGGGTTCACCTGGACGGGCGAGCGCAAGGCCGGCCACGTGCCGCCGAAAGTGTTGGACCAACGGAGCGATGCGGACGGGTTCCCGGCCTTGTTCGACGCGTCTTACGACCCGGAGGACGCCCCGATCGAGTGGAACCAGGCCGAGTGGCAAGCGGTACTCGGCGGGCTCAAGGAGCGGACGCGGCGAGCCGTGTATTTGAAGTTTAAGGAAGGTCGGACACTCGAAGAAATCGGGGCCGAACTCCGGATCAGCAAGGAAAGAGTCCGGCAGCTAATCAGCGACGGTTTGGAACGCTTGCGAATGCAAAGGGCGGATTTGATTGAAGAACTGGCCTAA
- a CDS encoding Flp family type IVb pilin has translation MRLVKNVVEFLKKEDGPTAVEYAVMLALIVVVCIAAITAIGTNANSTFSHVGSAIKPATAS, from the coding sequence ATGAGGCTGGTCAAGAACGTCGTCGAATTTTTGAAGAAGGAAGACGGCCCGACCGCGGTCGAGTACGCGGTCATGTTGGCCCTCATCGTCGTCGTCTGTATCGCGGCCATCACCGCGATTGGGACGAACGCGAACAGCACCTTCTCGCACGTCGGCTCGGCCATCAAGCCCGCCACCGCCAGCTAA
- a CDS encoding P27 family phage terminase small subunit produces the protein MRRKPIEQHLLDGTYRSDRHGPLAVADLPEPLPSKPSNLSERVGSIWDRIVPLFAGVVKARDVPSLVDVCRWIDRAERTEARIEDMDPSDKAWTQALTGAAIATDKILALSARFGMTPGDRAKLRDTAAPAQTTPRVKTRPATKFDKAGKPSRTAPKAK, from the coding sequence ATGAGACGCAAACCGATTGAGCAGCACCTGCTAGACGGGACTTACCGTTCCGACCGTCACGGTCCCCTCGCTGTGGCCGACCTTCCGGAACCTCTCCCCTCGAAGCCTTCCAACCTTTCCGAGCGGGTTGGGTCGATCTGGGACCGCATCGTCCCGCTGTTCGCCGGTGTGGTCAAGGCTCGTGACGTCCCTTCCCTTGTGGATGTCTGCCGGTGGATCGACCGCGCGGAGCGGACGGAGGCCCGGATCGAGGACATGGACCCGTCCGATAAGGCGTGGACCCAGGCTTTGACCGGGGCGGCGATCGCAACGGACAAGATTCTCGCGCTATCCGCCCGGTTCGGGATGACCCCGGGGGACAGGGCGAAGTTACGGGACACCGCGGCACCGGCCCAGACCACCCCGCGGGTAAAGACTCGTCCGGCCACGAAGTTCGACAAGGCCGGTAAACCGTCCAGGACCGCCCCCAAAGCGAAGTAA
- a CDS encoding HNH endonuclease, whose product MDSRPSACVRGYDRVWRSYRESVLCDTRRNQFPRGGPLCVLCQERGLIVEATEVDHITPFRGSVELQYDRLNVQSLCKPCHSRKTATEDRRQ is encoded by the coding sequence GTGGACTCGCGGCCGTCCGCCTGTGTCCGTGGCTACGACAGGGTCTGGCGAAGCTACCGGGAAAGCGTCCTGTGCGATACCAGGCGTAATCAGTTCCCCCGCGGCGGACCGCTCTGTGTTCTCTGCCAGGAGCGAGGGTTGATCGTCGAGGCGACGGAAGTCGACCACATCACCCCGTTCCGCGGGAGTGTGGAACTCCAGTACGATCGGCTCAACGTCCAAAGCTTGTGCAAGCCGTGCCACAGTCGCAAGACGGCGACCGAGGACCGGAGGCAGTGA
- a CDS encoding phage major capsid protein: MSKLAALREKRKELAAGVRQQADVMNADGYTPSAEDQAKWEKINGDYDATLKALEREEAVGRIEAAVAGPAGERFGSPVEHRSGRSGGSVSEYDRAVALGAWVKRQMGKRLTTEQQAACSATDIDPNEKEFIFNLLPTSATSDLQEVARANPGRGRLSALRSRFDHVDFRANLSNQSGPAGGYLIPPASLLREIEINLLAYGGLLEVADTITTQTGERMGWPTTDDTFNKGRRLGPNAATAPPGANTKEPKFGQVYLDAYKYTTDACLVPYELIEDAIVDVPKLLGSLLGVRLGRILNDECTTGTGNSMPMGIVTAAVLGGSTQIVKAGQIGADDILNLYHSVDPAYRVGDGIGFMMHDKILLQVRKLKDGDGQYLFKSGADYGKPDTLFGEQIFINQSMTQTQTSTDYPMIFGQLGKYKIRRVREMRMYRLEERYRDTDQDGFLALIRADGNLLTAGTPPVKALQGK, from the coding sequence ATGTCGAAGCTCGCAGCACTCCGCGAAAAGCGAAAAGAACTCGCGGCCGGCGTCCGCCAACAGGCCGACGTGATGAACGCCGACGGGTACACGCCGTCGGCCGAAGATCAGGCCAAGTGGGAAAAGATCAACGGCGATTACGACGCGACGTTGAAAGCCCTCGAACGGGAAGAGGCGGTCGGTCGCATCGAGGCCGCAGTCGCCGGTCCCGCCGGTGAGCGGTTCGGCTCGCCCGTGGAACACCGCTCGGGGCGGTCCGGCGGGTCCGTCAGCGAATACGATCGGGCCGTAGCCCTCGGTGCGTGGGTCAAGCGCCAGATGGGGAAACGGCTGACCACCGAGCAGCAAGCCGCGTGTTCGGCGACCGACATCGACCCGAACGAAAAGGAATTCATTTTCAACCTGTTGCCCACCTCGGCAACCAGTGACCTGCAGGAAGTGGCCCGGGCGAACCCCGGTCGCGGACGATTGTCGGCCCTTCGTTCTCGGTTCGATCACGTCGACTTCCGGGCGAACCTCTCGAACCAGTCCGGTCCGGCCGGGGGCTACCTCATTCCGCCCGCCTCCCTGTTGCGGGAGATCGAAATCAACTTGCTCGCCTACGGCGGGTTACTCGAAGTGGCGGACACCATCACGACCCAGACGGGCGAGCGGATGGGGTGGCCAACCACAGACGACACGTTCAACAAGGGGCGGCGGCTCGGGCCGAACGCGGCGACGGCTCCCCCCGGTGCGAACACCAAGGAACCGAAGTTCGGACAGGTCTACCTCGACGCCTACAAGTACACGACCGACGCGTGCCTCGTGCCGTATGAACTGATTGAGGACGCCATCGTCGATGTCCCGAAGCTGCTCGGGAGTTTGCTCGGCGTCCGCCTCGGCCGCATCCTGAACGATGAGTGTACGACCGGGACCGGGAACTCGATGCCGATGGGAATCGTGACGGCGGCCGTGTTGGGCGGGTCGACTCAGATTGTGAAGGCCGGTCAGATCGGGGCCGACGACATCCTGAACCTCTACCACTCCGTCGACCCGGCTTACCGGGTCGGGGACGGGATCGGGTTCATGATGCACGACAAGATCTTGCTCCAGGTCCGCAAGCTCAAGGACGGCGACGGGCAGTACCTGTTCAAGTCCGGGGCGGACTACGGCAAGCCGGACACCCTGTTCGGCGAGCAGATCTTCATCAACCAGTCGATGACTCAGACCCAGACGTCGACCGACTATCCGATGATTTTCGGGCAGCTCGGGAAGTACAAGATTCGCCGGGTTCGCGAAATGCGGATGTACCGGCTGGAAGAGCGATACCGGGATACCGACCAGGATGGTTTCCTCGCTCTCATCCGGGCGGACGGGAACCTCCTCACGGCCGGCACCCCGCCGGTCAAGGCTCTGCAAGGGAAGTAA